A genomic stretch from Calonectris borealis unplaced genomic scaffold, bCalBor7.hap1.2 HAP1_SCAFFOLD_164, whole genome shotgun sequence includes:
- the LOC142077152 gene encoding maestro heat-like repeat-containing protein family member 7: MKNYAQSVLVRLFFRMSDQTDSIAKASGEALLAVAELLKWRQLKHLLQTQQTWRIGECLLAQDRSRAEEYCHQSLPYLKDAQATLREAAVRFIGLAARPLRDQSREKLSEICSALQTLEKDSDPSIRSLIAQTVLLLGSPREQPR, encoded by the exons atgaagaactaCGCGCAGAGCGTACTGGTCCGGCTCTTCTTTCGCATGAGCGACCAGACCGACAGCATTGCCAAg GCCTCCGGGGAAGCCCTCCTTGCTGTAGCAGAGCTCCTCAAGTGGAGACAGCTCAAACAcctgctgcagacacagcagacatGGAGGATTGGAGAGTGCTTG ctggcgcaggacaggagcagggctgaagaaTACTGTCATCAGAGCCTGCCATACCTGAAGGACGCTCAGGCCACCCTGCGAGAGGCGGCCGTGAGGTTCATTG ggcttgccgcgcggcccctgagggaccaaagcagggagaagctgtctgagatctgcagcg CCCTTCAGACCTTGGAGAAAGACAGCGACCCCTCCATCCGTTCCCTGATAGCTCAGACtgtcctcctgctgggctctccGAGGGAGCAGCCAAGATGA